GTCCCCAGGTCCCCGAAGTGACGGAGATCCAGCCCGGCAGCATGCCTGTTACCGTGGAATGTGCCACCGAGGGgtggggtttggggtgggggggatgaaAGGAAGAGAGCTCAAGTTCCTTAAAACTTGGTCTTCTAGAGATTTGCAGGCGGGTGGGAATTTGCCAGGAGCGCAAAGGTTGGGGTATATGGCCCTCCAAGAGGACTTGGGGGGGGGGCGTGGGGACAAGACTGTGTGCTCAGTGGGCGTTGTCCCCAATACACCACACCCACAGGCTAGAACAAGTTGGCCACTAGAGGCACTTCGCTTAACAATGTGCAAGGAACTCTTGGGTCCAACGAGAGGTCCACAATGTGGAGAGGTTCGGGTTAGCTGTGTCGTTTAAGTAGGGAAGAGAGGTAATGTTCTACGCCAGGACAGTTCGAGGTGAGGTGAGATGTTTATGTAGAAGACAGCATCTTAGTATCAAGTCAGGACATGAAGTGAAGGTGAAGTGTGGTAGCTGAGCACCTCAGTCGCTCAGGCAGCCAGTAAGGCTGGATTTCACCCCTCCCAGTACCCTTCCCCCGGAGATCCCTCTTGGCCTGTCTAGCTCATACACATTTTCCGATTTCCTGTGAGCCTCCGCCCTGCAGCAGCGGCAGCGAGGTGACTCAGGACCCCGGTGGCCAGCAGGCCCCCAGCTCTGTGAGAGCTTTGTTTGCTCAGGCCTCTGGCCTTCTTGCTTGGGGCGGCCAAAGGATTTCCTGAGCCTCGCCCTTGCCCTCTGACagctaaggcaggaccagccaacCTAGCTGAAGCCTGGGGCTGGGGGATTGGGGAGCCCCTAAACCAAGTAGCCATTCTTTCATGGGGCTTAGGAGATGGAACACCAAAAGGTAAGGATAAAATAGGGTGATTTTCAGGATCCTGGGGATGGGAAGAGGGTCAGCAGGAGTTGCCCTGGGCTGAGGTTAGCTTCAGAGAGAGAGGTTTCCTCCCAGACCTCTGATCTGGTGAACAGTTGCTAGCTCCTGCTTGGCACCTCTGCTACAGCACCCATCTGCCACCTATCTAAGGCAGAAGAAATAAGCTTTGGTGTTTTGGGCCACTGGCTGCCTCTTGCATGTGACCTAGAGTGAATTCTTTGCCTACATTACCTCCCAGGTTCTGCTTGGTTCTCAGGCCTAGGGAGAGCAGTGTGTCAGGCTGGAGGAGAATGGGATCATACTGTCCCTCGATCCACAGTGGCCACTCCTCCGTGTTGCCTGTGTGAGCAAGCCACCTAacccttctttgttttttgctcCTGTATAAAATGGGAATGAGAGCTAAGCATGTGGATCTGTGGCAGGGCTCTTGCTTAGCATGCTTCAGGATGTGGCTTCTTTCCCCAGGACCACAAAAGAGCGACTACTACCAAGGAGTAGGGAATTCAGTGTGTTGTTAGAGTGTAAAGCTCAGTACCCAGAAGGTACCGGGAGAACCTggtctgttttctctctcacttctttGAAAGGGAGACAGGAGCTAGACACACCTCAGCAGTCTGAGACACTCGGGACAGAGCGCTGCCTGTTGTGTCTGTACCTTCTCTGGTGTGAGGCAGGGGCGGCTAAGActtctctgccctttgcagcCTGGGAGTGGCCAGAGAGCCCCCAAGGATGAGAAGGAGATGATCCGTCGAGCCATCCAGAAGGAGCTGAAGATCAAGGAGGGCATGGAGAACATGCGGCGTGTGGCCACAGACCGACGCCACCTGGGCCATGTGCAGCAGCTGCTGAGGGCCTCCAACCGCCGCCTGGAACAGCTGCATGGCAAGCTTCAGGAGCTGCATGCTCAGGTTCTGCTGCCGGCCTCAGCCGGTGAGTGAGGAGTCTGAATACACCCCCAGGGAGCAGGAGACTCATGAGCACCCTGATTCTAGCCTTGGCTCTGACCCTGGGGCGAGAGCACCCGACCACCCCATATCATCCATGTTGCCTATGTGAAAGGGAAGGGAGCGAGCACTGCTTCACCGAGGTCTGAACTCTAAAGGTAGGAGCATGCATACCCTACCTTGTGTTGCAGAGCCAGTGACCTCAGGACCCCAGGCACGGGCAGAGCAGTCGAGGGCTCGGCTCTTGGAGGCTTTACATAGGCAGCtgcaggtggagctgaaggtAAAGCAGGGGGCTGAGAACATGATTCACACGTGTGCCAGCGGCACCCCCAAGGTGAGTGCTGGCATCTGATGAAGAGGCGTAGGCCTGGCTTCTCAGCTACCTGACTTAGCTCTCAGGTATAAGGAGCACAAAGCCAGGCCCTGTGCCAACAGGGAAATGCTACCCTGCCCCAACTCCTCACCTAAGGCTAGAAgtacaggtggtggtggtggtgggggggggcagcAAGGCTCTGATCCACACTGTCAGCAAGGTTCCACAGAAGTCTAGCGGAAGAGCCAGCCAGCTGCCAGTCCAGCTCCCAGCAGCCCACCCTCTGTGCTCCATCTGACAGAATCCTTACTACTTAGCTTGTCAAACTGATACATGTCAGATTCTGCTCGCCCCGCCATCCTCCGCCGCCGCCCATTACCTAGTTCAACAAGGGAGGCTTGCCTATAGTACCTTCCTTGTAGGGGTTTGAAGCTTGGTGTGACAGGGAGTCTCGGCCCCACCCAGGCCCTGGTGGTCTGCCATAAGCCCCATCTGATGGAGATGAGTGTCACCTCCCCTAGGAGAGGAAGCTCCTGGCAGCCGCCCAGCAGATGTTAAAGGACAGTCAGCTAAAGGTGGCCCTACTCCGGATGAAGATAAGCAGTCTGGAGGCCAGTGGGTCTCCAGAGCCAGGTGAGGCCTCTCAAGGCAGGGAGGGTGGCACCCTATGGCCGAGGCTAAAGGCTCACCTCCACCCTGCAGGCCCTGACTTGCTGGCAGAGGAGCTGCAGCACCGGCTTCGAGTAGAGGCTGCTGTGGCTGCAGGCGCCAAGAATGTGGTGAAGCTGCTTGGTGGCCAGAGGATGCAGGACCGCAAGGCACTGGCAGAGGTCAGGCTGTGTCCCCAGCTCACTGCTCTCTACAGCTCTGCTTGTGTCCATCCGCCTGTAGTGGCGCCTGCACCCAGGGCTTGCTGCCTATGGAGGGTAGCAGTGAAGACCCACGAGGTGTGGTCTGACCCCTTTAACCCACACCTCGTGTTTGTGTCTCCTCTGTAGGCCCAGGCCCAGCTCCAGGAGTCCTCTCAGAAGCTGGACCTCCTAAGGCTGGCTCTGGAATTGCTGCTGGAGAGGTTGCCTCCCACCCACTCTCTACGCAGCAGGGTGACCCGAGAGCTGCGGATGGCCATGCTTGGGAACCCCCAGCCTTTGGGGACACTTGTGAAACCCATTGCCCTGACAGGTAGGTAGCAAGGATTCTCTGTAACTTCAGAGGGCCCCTTACCTTTCGGAGAGGATGTCGAAGCATTTTGGGAAAGAGTTCAGTcctgctgtgtgacctcaggtaGCTCACATTCCCAGTCTGATTCTCGGTTTATCCATCTGTTATATAGCATACTATACTATAATATAATGTAAGATAGTATAAGTAGTGGCCctacatggtggtgcatgcctttaattccagcactcatgaggcagaggcagagggatgtctgtgagttccagcctggtcttcagagtgagttccaggccagccggaGAGATATGGAGAGACCCTAAGTGAACAAGGGATGGAAGTGGTCTCCTGATCCACAGTATAGCTTTGTAAATCCAATAGCTTTTGACATTTCAGAACACAATCAGAGCATGGCCAGCGTGGGTGGGATTTAAATCGACAATCAGCCCACTTCCCCGGCAGTCGTGGGGCCTGGGCAGCTTGGACTACctttgttgccctggctggcctcaaactcagagattcgcctgcctttgcctctagagtgctggagattaaaggcgtgtgccaccagcacCCAGCCAGAAAGTTCTTTCATACCCTGTCTGTCCTTGCAGCTGATGGACAGTTAAGAAATCATGTGAGCCGCAAGCCAGAGCCTAGCTGGTGCCTGCTTCAGAACACAGTAGACGGGGCTAGACAGAGCTCTGTTCTGTGTGGGCCCTTTGCCTAATCTTGGATAATCAAGGAGGGCTTCTTAGAACAGGAAGAGTCTGAGCTTGGCCTTGGAGGGCTCATGGGAGTGCTTTTGGTCAAGCCAGCAAGCAGGGGAAGACAAAAGAAGCCTCTTGCTTAAAGGCAAAGCATCTGAGGCTAGGGATCAGTCACAGGAAGAAGTTGGTAAAGCTCTTGCTTACTGtgtatgaggtcctgggtttggtccctagcACCAAATAAACTgcaatggtagcacacacctataacccaACCCCCTgggaagtgaggcaggaggatcaggagttcaagggcatcttagctacatagtgagttgttCCAGGCCAACTTAGGCTAACAAGGTCCTgcctttaaacaaaaacaaaaacatatgctAGTTTGTAGCTGAACCTCCATGTCCTAAGGTAAGTATATTGCCTGGATACCACCCCTTGGTATTTCTGTGAAGGCTCCAAGCCCAGCCTACCAAAATGGTGTCGCTGGACCCAGTTTCTGTCCTCAGGAGCTCCTGGGTGTCCGCtgtgtcctcctctcctcctctaccCTTTGAGACAAAACTCTCAGTGATCTTAGACAAAACATGTTTTGTCCCTTGGGACTCTCTCCCTCACTGATCAAGAGGGCGCAGGTAGCCAGACTGCTGCTCGTGTGCCTGCCCCTGTGCACTTGAGACCATGGTGCCCTCCAGGCCCTGAGCTCAAGGTAGCAGTTTCCCCCAACCCGTGTCTTCACAAAGTTCCTGGAGAAGACCTGTTCTTACATTACTGCTGTGTTCTGCCACTGCATAGGCACCCAGGAAGGAGAGCTAGTAGGGCTGCTAAGGATGCTGGGTGGTTACCAAGTGTAGGTAGGGTTTAGATCAGCTTCTTCTAACTCTAACCCTCCTAGAACAGCTGGTGTCCCTCTGGGGTTCCATTGGTTGTGGCTACTGACTGAGGGCTCCCCTGACTCCCAACTAGGGACACTGCAAGTTCGCCTCCTGGGCTGCAAAGATCTTCTGGTAGCTGTGCCTGGACGGTCCCCCATGGCTGTCCTGGCAGGTAGCCCTTCTGAAAGCTGGCTCCGAACCAGGTCCCGGCAGCATCGTGGTGGAGGCGAGCTGGGCAGTGAGTAAGGAGGAGCCATGGGAGGTGGTAGGGGCCCCTGCTCAGGCCATGTCCTAAATCCAAGCCTTGGTACTACAGGTGAAGTACTGGCTGTGTTGAAGGTTGACAATCGTGTTGTGGGCCAGACAGGATGGGGACTGGTGGCTGAGAAATCCTGGGACCAGGCTTTTGTCATCTCCTTGGACCGAGTGAGGCTGGCCTTTGTGTGGTTAGGGTTGGCTGTGGGGTATAGGGAGCGGGACACCCAGGTGAGGGCTGATGCCAAACTCCATTCCTCAGCCTGGTCTTTTCCACACAGGCTCGTGAGCTAGAGATCGGGGTTCACTGGCGGGACTGGCGACAGTTGTGTGGTGTGGCGTTCCTGAAGCTTGAGGACTTCCTTGACAATGCCTGTCACCAGCTTTCTCTCAGTCTGGTGCCGCAGGGGCGACTCTTTGTCCAGGTTCCTACTGACCCCTGACCTCTAACAAGGGATCTTTAGGACTGACATTTTGGGttgggtgatggctcagtaggtatAGTGtttactgtgcaagcatgaggacttgagttcaagtccccagcatccatgtaaaaactATGTATGGCATCATGTGTCTATTACTTCACGGCTGGCTATACAGGGACAGATGGATTCCCcagactcactggccagccagtctagctgaaacagtgaattccaggttcagtgaggaatcctgtctcaaaaaataaggtggaagagtAGATACTTGGGGTGGTGTCAACCTCTGCCTACATTGGtgagcacacctgtgtgtgtgtctgtgagtgatAACAGCTAGTAACTCTTGTAAGGTGGGACTTTAGGGATGGAGACAGACCCACAGGGAGGCTCACATCTCTACCCTGAGTTTGTCCTGCCTCCTAAGACATCTAGAATATGTAAGTGCGTCTCccctatgcctcagtttctccactggCATTAATGAGGATTCAATATCATGTCTGGGTGCTCTGAGTTCCACTTCATACTAGCTTCACCTCATTGTTAGGATAAAACACCAGCCAAGACAACTGAAGGCAGGGAAGGGttcatttcattttacagatTTACAGCCTataccctctctcccttctctgctcttctcccaCCCccgcttctttcttttttctgagacaaggtttctctgtgtagccctggctgtcctggaactcactctgtagaccaggctggcctcaaactcacaaagatcctcctgcctctgccccttttcCCCCAGTGCTGGATTAAtggtgtgctccaccaccgcccagtttacAGCCTATCTTGAAGggagtcaaggcagaaacttaataagcaggaactgaaagcagaaagcatggaaccctgtttgctggcttgctctctgcctccctcccaagctCGTGCTtggctagctttcttatatagcccagtaccacttgcctagggatggtgccgcccacagtgtGCTAGATCCTCCTACATCAACAATCAAGGCAGTCTTCCCGAGAATTGTCCACGAGAATTGTCCACGAGCCATGTAATCTAGGCAGTCCCTCTCTGATGTGTCATATGGAAAGTTAACACTAACTAGGATACCTCCATGGCTGAGATCGGGAGCTGGCACTGGGCGGGGCCTAGCCAGCAGAGTGAAAGGTGGGCCAGTTCCAGCTTTGTTCATGTCCCTCTAGGTAACCTTCTGTGAGCCTGTCATTGAAAGGAGGCCTCGGCTGCAGAGGCAGAGACGCATTTTCTCTAAGCGGAGAGGTGTGGAGGGAACAGACTGTGTGAGGAGAGGGCTGGGCTGACCGTTGGGAATGCTGGGACTGAGCACCATCTGCCTCCTCTAGGCCAGAATTTCCTGAGAGCTTCCCAGATGAACCTCAGCATGGCAGCCTGGGGGCGCCTGGTCATGAGCTTGCTGCCCCCCTGCAGCTCACCAAGCACAGTCAGTCCCCCTAAAGGGTGCCCTTCAACGGTAGCCTGTGGGACCTCCGATGCTGCTTCCCCCAGGTGAGCCACCTGGCACAGACTGTACGCTTCTCTGAGGCTCTGTCCCTCCAGGTTCTGTGAGTGCTGTCTTTTGCCTCCTCTGAGCCCTCTGTCCTTTGACATGGCcgtgcccctcccccctccatgtGCTCAAGACTGTCCTTCTTACAGTAACTTCCTGCCTATGAGGACTCTCTCAGAAGATACGAAGCCTCCTCCCAAGCCCCCACGCCTCTATCTCCGAGAACCAGCCCCAGGGACTCCTGTAAGGGATTCTGGAGGTCGGGTGGCAATGCGGAGGTTGCCAAGCGGGAAAGAGGGACAGTAACTCTGCTCTGTTCTGAACACATCTGTCCCCACAGTGTACCAAGCGCCCCCACATGGACCCTAGAACTGGAGTAGTGCCCGCCCTGGCAGTCTTATCCACCAGGTACTCACTGGCTTCCATTCATTTAGAGACTTGGTTTtttggtgagacagggtttctctgtgtagccctggctgtcctggaactcactctgtagaccaggctggcctcgaactcagaaatctgcctgcctctgcctcccaagtgctgggattaaaggtgtgcgccaccaccgcccagctgtatccagtgctcttaaccactgaaccatctcttctttgtttctttattttctccttctcttcttccttctcttcctccttctttctctgtgtaactctgactgtcctggaactccctatgtagaccaggttagccttgaattcatgttctgactgtctctgcctctagagtgctgggattaaaagtgtgccccACCACCACTCGGTTTGCATCCGACTTTTCTAAAGTTGGTTCTGGGCATGAAACGTAAGCCATTTCACTGACGGAGACTTActcagtcttttttaaaaataaggtcttgtagtgtaacccaggctggttgAACTTGTGGTTTTCCTGCTACTAcagtctgggtgctgggattacaagtgtacagCATCACTCCTCGTACATACTGATTTGATTGACACCTCACTCCCTAGCTCCTTGGGTATCAAATTGACTTGCTCAATGCCTTTCTTTGCTGAATGCAGTTTATAAATTCTAGATGTGGGGACAGTCTAGGCCCTTTCTCTCTTGCAGGAATCCCCCCAGACTTCAAGACTTCCGATGTTTGGCTGTGCTGGGCCGGGGACACTTTGGGAAGGTAGGTTGTTGAGGATGATGTAGTGGAGTTAGTGAATGGGCGAGCATTGTCCCAGCACATTAGCTGGagatgctgggattgcagggtACTGTGTGGGGAGGGAGGTGAAGGCTCTCTGTCCTTACCTGGAGCCCAACTTTTTCTGGTCCCTAGGTCCTCCTGGTCCAGTACAAAGGAACAGGAAAATACTATGCTATCAAGGCACTGAAGAAGCAGGAAGTGCTCAGCCGGGATGAGATTGATAGGTGTGTATAACTGAGAAGTATGTGATCTTGGAAGCCTGGAGTGGCCAACCTGAGCTCCAAAAGGAAGCTCACGATCCCAAGGGCCAGGTTCACGCTCTCTTTTTGGCCCCGGGCAAGCCCTCTTGTCTTTTAGTAACCCAGGTACCTCTATAAATAGGACTGTGGTACTTTCGCAGGTTTGAAGCCTTCCCCACATGTGAACCATCAACTTAACTCCTTAGCTCCCTGAGTACTCAGCCAGCCAGAGGTGGTGTTTGGGTGTCAGGGCACACACAGCCCATGGAGGGAACATTCCATGTCTTCCCTTACAGCCTGTACTGTGAGAAGAGGATCCTGGAGACTGTGGGTCGTACAGGGCACCCCTTTCTGCTTGCTCTCCTTGCCTGCCTCCAGACCTCCAGTCACGCCTGCTTTGTTACTGAGTTTCTGCCTGGAGGAGACCTCATGATGCAGATTCACGAGGATGTCTTTCCTGAGCCTCAGGCCTGGTGGGTTTTCTAGTTACTTGATGCTTGCTCCCTTGGGGATAGGGGAGTACCCAGCAGACAAAAAGCACAGGATTGTGAGGAGTCTTGGTGGGACATTACAGCATGTGAGGACTTCATTGGCATAGCTGTGGATGGAATCTGTCATCACAGTTTTCTGAGGTTGCTGCACAGATGAGAGTCATGTTTGCTAATGGCCTACCACAGGACTGTAGCAAGTCTGCCTAACCAGCTCCAGTTGCTGCTCTGCTTACAACAGTCTAACTCAGCACATCAGCTTTCACCCTAGTGTGTGACCCTGTGTCAAATCTCAGATCCTCATTTTAATGCGTGGCTGTGCATGGCCACCTGCGATTGAATGCAGGAGCCCTCAgccgccagaagagggcaccagatctcctgACTCTGATAGAGGAAATCCTGTTTAGGTATGGGTAGTGGGACAAAGAGTAGTACTTCCTATAAATGccaggccatctctctagcctctcagATCCTGACTTGAGTGAAAGTCATGATgactatcccccccccccccaggctgcTGGGAAGATGTCCACACTGAGCTTTGAACCTAGGGCTTAGTGTGTGtcaggctctaccactgagctacatcttcagccctTTATTTGTGTtatgttttttttggagggggtaggggggtgagacagggtttctctgtacagccttggctgtcctggaactcattgtgtagaccaggctggccttgaactcagaaatccacctgcctctgcctcccaagtgctgggattaaaggcgtgcatcaccactgcccagcttgtgttaatggtttttttcagagggtttttctgtgtagccccggcttttctggaacttgctctatataccaggctggcctcgaactcagagatctgcctgcttttgtctcctgagtgctgggattaaaggcatgtaccaccaccaccaccaccaggcttttgtttgctttttgaaataAGGTTCCACTATATAGACcggtctggcctcaaacttgctatcctccagcctcagcctcccaagtagctgggattatagacctATGCTACTAGACCCAGTAGCTCTGCCGCAGCTGAGCACAGGAGGACAGGTCATTCACACATAACACCGGGATACTTTGGGCCCTTCCAGCATTAGTTTGTGTAGTCTCGTCCATGCCTGAGTCTGGCCAGGGCCTTCTGGTACCTCCCAGTGCCAGGCCTGAATTCTTCCTGTACCTCCTTCAGCTTCTACCTGGCATGCGTGGTCCTGGGGCTGCAGTTCCTCCATGAGAAGAGGATTATTTACAGGTAGGCTTTGCCCAGGGGATGTGAGGGTGGGCCGGGGAGCTTTCCCTGTGCTGCTGTTGTGCCCCAGGTCTCAGCCCTTTGATCTTCACCATTCCGCCATCAGGGATCTGAAATTGGATAATCTACTACTGGATGCCCAGGGGTTCCTCAAGATTGCAGACTTTGGGCTGTGCAAGGAAGGTAGGCTCCTGTCCTGGAATCACATCCTCTTGTCTTGCCCAGGCCAGCCAGAAACCTTTCTACTCATGGGTGTCCAGCCCTGCCCTTCTTCCTGACCCTCATTAGGGGAACAGCTGAGAACACCCTAATCTGTGGTTGGCCAGAGAAGCTATAACCTCGCTCATACAGTCACTGCACGACGACCATGGCCTACAGAGCCTAGGGGGCATAGCAAACCTTGTTATTGGGCATCATAAAGGCTGGCACCAATtgataaatgtatgtatgtatggtatatacctcacatatatatatatatatatacacacacacatatatacatatatgtatatgttacactatgtgtgtatgcatgatttCATTGCTGGGTTTTGACCCATGGTCTCACATACACTAGGCAACTGCTCTACTACTGAGTCACACCTCCATCTCTggccttgatttttttaaaaactgctttgtatgtgtatgggtgctttgtagcatgtatgcctgtgcaccagaTGTATgtctagtgcccatggaggccaggagcaGCCTTCAGATACCTTGAAACTGGAGACGTTCACAAGctaccacgtgggttctgggaatcaaacgtGTCCTTTCTTAACCAGCGAGCCACCTCTTCAGGCCCCTTCCCCCATTGACTCTTATAAGCAGAACTATAGTGAGTGAGCCACAGCCAGCAGGCACTGGTGTGGATGTTGGTTTGCAGGAATTGGCTTTGGTGACCGGACCAGCACTTTCTGTGGCACCCCAGAGTTCCTGGCTCCCGAGGTTTTGACGCAGGAGGCTTACACACGGGCTGTGGATTGGTGGGGGCTGGGTGTGCTGCTCTATGAGATGTTAGTGGGTGAGGTAAGTGCTAGGGCAGGGCTTCCAGGGCCTCTGGGGGTAGGGACAGTGGGATAGCCTGCATAGCCTGCTGAACCCCAATCTCCACAGTGTCCATTCCCAGGGGACACAGAAGAGGAGGTGTTTGAATGCATCGTCAATGCTGATGTCCCATATCCCCACTTTCTGTCAGTGCAAGGGCTCGAACTCATTCGGAAGGTGAGACCCAAGGTCCAGGGCTTGGCTGGGCAGCTGCTTGTAACTCGTGGGTACCCTGCTTCCACCTTGGGGCCCTATAGCATAGCTTAAGTACAGTACCTGTAGGGCAGCCAGTGTCTGGAGTGGCGTGCCCTCAGGTTAACATCCTGCCCTACTTCCTGACAGCTCCTCCAGAAGTCCCCAGAGAAGCGGCTAGGGGCAGGAGAACAGGACGCAGAGGAGATCAAGGTTCAGCCATTCTTCAGGGTATGTAGCCAGAACCCAGCAGTCTCCTTTGCCTGGTGAGGTGGGGAGGCTGGGCGACCTCTGGGGTCTGCTGTACCCACATTCTCATACTTCCTTTACCTTGTTTCAGACTACCAACTGGCAGGCCTTGCTGGCCCGCACTGTCCAGCCCCCCTTTGTGCCTACCCTCTGTGGGCCTGCAGACCTTCGTTACTTCGAGGGAGAGTTCACCAGCCTGCCTCCAACCCTGACCCCACCAGTCCTCCAGAGTTCCCTCACCGCACGCCAACAGGCTGCCTTCCGGGACTTTGACTTTGTGTCTGAGCAGTTCTTGGAGTCCTGAGGGTCTCCTGGCACCTCTGCCAGACTGTAGGAAGCCTCCACTCATCCATGTGCCTGGGCCAAAGTATTTAACGAGCATGTGGGATTCCAGGTAGTGGCTGTGGGGCTGCTGTTCGAGGCTCTTCTCAGTGTCCCTGCTGTGTCTATAACCCTCTCCTtattcttctgcttcctgggagACCCCAGACCAGGAAAGACCCCACGGCAGCGTGGTTTCTCTTTTTAATACTTGACTTTATATAgactattaaattaataaaactgtaCACTCGAGGTAGCCAGGCCAGGGGTTGTGCTGGCGTCTAGGTTCTCTTTGAACACGCCTCCCCCAACTTATCTCCTTTTCCTCTATGTCTTCCTTTAGGGAGTGACAGGGGGGTTCTGTCTGCTTCTCTGCTGAGGCTGGAAGCCCTAGGAAGGAGTAAAGGCCTTCGGCTCACTGGGCTCATCTCCAGCTGGCACAGCCTCTGGCTTTTAGGCACAAAGCAGCCTTCTCTCCAGCAACCCTAGACAACCTGGCTGCTGCCTTCCCCGTCTTCCTCAGCCCAGAGTGTCTCCCAGGGTCCAGAGGGCCAACCACAGAAAAAGTGGGCCAGATTTCGAGTCGGACCTCGGTCAAAGGGGTTGCTGGTGCGCTGGCGGAGGTAGGAGATTCGGTGTGAGGATATGAACTCCCAGGTAGTAGTGTTCCTGGCTACCAGGTAGAGGTGGGAGGCCAGGAGCAGGCCAACCACTAAGGCAAAGAAGGAGAGCAACAGGAAGGTGGTGAACAGGAGCCCAGCAGACCGGAGCCACAGCCCCCAGGGCTGGAAGAACTGGAGACCAGACCTAGAGGGCAGGGATGGAGAGCTAGGGCTGGGGAATGCAGGGTCCCAAGGAGTCCTGCTccgtgcatgcctgtgtgcatgccaTCTGCACTGCCCCCATGCACCTACCATGCCAAGCACAGGCCCCACAGCAGAACCACCAGCTGCAGTGCCAGGTAGGCCACAAAGAGCGGATGGTTGCGTTCACCCACACAGTTCTCCATCCAGGGACAGTGGTGATCGTAGCGGCGAACACAGCGGCGGCACTCACGACAGTGCCGGGCACGCAGGGGCTGCTGTGGGTACAGAGGGCAGTTTGGGCTCAGTGCTGCCCACCCCGGTGGGTCCTCCTTTGGGGAGAGGGCTGAAGACCAGAGGCAGGTCCTAACTTTGGGAGGC
The nucleotide sequence above comes from Mastomys coucha isolate ucsf_1 unplaced genomic scaffold, UCSF_Mcou_1 pScaffold15, whole genome shotgun sequence. Encoded proteins:
- the Pkn3 gene encoding serine/threonine-protein kinase N3 isoform X4, encoding MFYARTVRGEPGSGQRAPKDEKEMIRRAIQKELKIKEGMENMRRVATDRRHLGHVQQLLRASNRRLEQLHGKLQELHAQVLLPASAEPVTSGPQARAEQSRARLLEALHRQLQVELKVKQGAENMIHTCASGTPKERKLLAAAQQMLKDSQLKVALLRMKISSLEASGSPEPGPDLLAEELQHRLRVEAAVAAGAKNVVKLLGGQRMQDRKALAEAQAQLQESSQKLDLLRLALELLLERLPPTHSLRSRVTRELRMAMLGNPQPLGTLVKPIALTGTLQVRLLGCKDLLVAVPGRSPMAVLAGSPSESWLRTRSRQHRGGGELGSEVLAVLKVDNRVVGQTGWGLVAEKSWDQAFVISLDRARELEIGVHWRDWRQLCGVAFLKLEDFLDNACHQLSLSLVPQGRLFVQVTFCEPVIERRPRLQRQRRIFSKRRGQNFLRASQMNLSMAAWGRLVMSLLPPCSSPSTVSPPKGCPSTVACGTSDAASPSNFLPMRTLSEDTKPPPKPPRLYLREPAPGTPCTKRPHMDPRTGVVPALAVLSTRNPPRLQDFRCLAVLGRGHFGKVLLVQYKGTGKYYAIKALKKQEVLSRDEIDSLYCEKRILETVGRTGHPFLLALLACLQTSSHACFVTEFLPGGDLMMQIHEDVFPEPQACFYLACVVLGLQFLHEKRIIYRDLKLDNLLLDAQGFLKIADFGLCKEGIGFGDRTSTFCGTPEFLAPEVLTQEAYTRAVDWWGLGVLLYEMLVGECPFPGDTEEEVFECIVNADVPYPHFLSVQGLELIRKLLQKSPEKRLGAGEQDAEEIKVQPFFRTTNWQALLARTVQPPFVPTLCGPADLRYFEGEFTSLPPTLTPPVLQSSLTARQQAAFRDFDFVSEQFLES
- the Pkn3 gene encoding serine/threonine-protein kinase N3 isoform X1; the protein is MFYARTVRGEPGSGQRAPKDEKEMIRRAIQKELKIKEGMENMRRVATDRRHLGHVQQLLRASNRRLEQLHGKLQELHAQVLLPASAEPVTSGPQARAEQSRARLLEALHRQLQVELKVKQGAENMIHTCASGTPKERKLLAAAQQMLKDSQLKVALLRMKISSLEASGSPEPGEASQGREGGTLWPRLKAHLHPAGPDLLAEELQHRLRVEAAVAAGAKNVVKLLGGQRMQDRKALAEAQAQLQESSQKLDLLRLALELLLERLPPTHSLRSRVTRELRMAMLGNPQPLGTLVKPIALTGTLQVRLLGCKDLLVAVPGRSPMAVLAGSPSESWLRTRSRQHRGGGELGSEVLAVLKVDNRVVGQTGWGLVAEKSWDQAFVISLDRARELEIGVHWRDWRQLCGVAFLKLEDFLDNACHQLSLSLVPQGRLFVQVTFCEPVIERRPRLQRQRRIFSKRRGQNFLRASQMNLSMAAWGRLVMSLLPPCSSPSTVSPPKGCPSTVACGTSDAASPSNFLPMRTLSEDTKPPPKPPRLYLREPAPGTPCTKRPHMDPRTGVVPALAVLSTRNPPRLQDFRCLAVLGRGHFGKVLLVQYKGTGKYYAIKALKKQEVLSRDEIDSLYCEKRILETVGRTGHPFLLALLACLQTSSHACFVTEFLPGGDLMMQIHEDVFPEPQACFYLACVVLGLQFLHEKRIIYRDLKLDNLLLDAQGFLKIADFGLCKEGIGFGDRTSTFCGTPEFLAPEVLTQEAYTRAVDWWGLGVLLYEMLVGECPFPGDTEEEVFECIVNADVPYPHFLSVQGLELIRKLLQKSPEKRLGAGEQDAEEIKVQPFFRTTNWQALLARTVQPPFVPTLCGPADLRYFEGEFTSLPPTLTPPVLQSSLTARQQAAFRDFDFVSEQFLES